CTGGCCTTCGTCCGGGAGCGGCACCAGGAGGCCCAGCAGGACCTCACCCGGATGGCGAACCAGCAGAAGTTCCTCGCCGCCGTGGCCCACCAGGCGGCCACCCCGTCGACCGTGCTCAACCCGTTCAAGCTGTACCCGGTGCTGAGCGCGGGCATCGACACCCTGAGCGTCGACACCCAGATGAGCCCCTACGACCTGGCCCAGATGTTCCTCGGCATGAAGGACATCACCAGCGGCAGCGGCCACTCGCTGACCGTCCCGATCGCCAACGCCAACTACTACACCCCCACCGACGGCGACGCCCTGCTCTGGAACATGAGTCAGGCCAAGACGCTCTTCGGCGAGCTGCAGAACGACCAGCCGATCACCGTCACCGGCACCGACGCCGGCTCGGACGTCGCCGGCAACTGACCGTCCGCCCGCACGGAAGTGCCCCGGCCCGATCGGGCCGGGGGCACTTCCGTGCTCAGCACACCGGGGTCAGCACACCGGGATCAGGCCAGCGGGGCGTCGGCCGGCAGGACGGTGACGGTGAAGGTCGTGGTGATCACCAGCGAACCCTTGCCGCGGCCGTTGGTCACCGTGCTGGTCGCCTGGTAGACGCCGGGCTTGGTGCCCTGGGCGACCTCGAAGCCGAGGATCTCCTCCTCCACGGCGGTGCGGATCGGCGCGACCTCGGGGGCGTGCAGCGCCCGGTCGGCCTGGGCGCCCCCCTGGAACACGGAGTCGATCTCCTGCGCGTTGACCAGCGTCTGCTGGTCCACCCCGTTCGGCTGGGTGACGCTGCACCCGTTCTGCTGGCCGAAGCTGCCGAAGTTCCCGTAGCAGCCGAGCAGTCGGCCGATGGCCGGGATGTGGGTGCTGTGGTTGAGCGCACCGACGTTGAGGGTGGGGCTGACGAAGTGGTAGACCGGGTCGCCGAACCAGTTGACCGTGTCCTTCATCGGGTTCATGTCCCCCGCCCGCTGCCCGTCCCCGGCACCGGGCTCGGGCAGCCGCACCACCAGGTTCTGCACCGCGGCGATGGCCCGGGGCGAGCTGGCCGCGTCGGCCGGGGCCACCGCGCAGGAGCCGTTCGCGGCCTCGACCGCGTCCTGGCCGGCCTGGTGCGCCGCCTGGGCGTCGGGCAGCGCGGGCGCGCAGGGCTGCAGCACGATCCCCCAGATCCGCTGCACCGAGCCGGCGCCGGTGCCCAGTACCAGCTTGCCGTCATCGGTCTGGCCGATGGCGGCGTTGTTCTGGGCCCAGACCGGGATGGTCACCGCGCGGGCCGTGTTCTTGGCCAGGCCGTGCACCGTGCAGGAGACCGCTCCGGCCCGGTGCGCACACTCCCGGGGCAGGTTGCCGACGGCGAACCCGGACGGCGCGCGGTAGCTGAAGGTCAGCGCGCCGATGTCGTGCCCCGTGCCGTTGCTCAGCACCACCCGCTGCTGCGCCGCTCCGCCCGGCGCGGCCATGGGCTGGTCGGTGAGGATGCGCAGCCCGGCCTCGGGCCCCTGGACCGGACCGGACGGCAGGGGTCCGGCACCGGCGGGAGCCGCCACTGCGAGCAGCAGGGCGCCGGCCAGGGGGACGACGGTGGGAGAGAGACGCACGGGGACCTCCGGGGAAGGGATTGATCTTCACCCGGACAACTCCGCCCCTGGCCACGGGGTGACGGCCCGCGCCGCGAATACCCCCGCTCGGCCGAGCCCCGCCCTTCCCGGACAGGCTCCGTGCGGGTTCTCCACAGCTGTGGAGAACCCTGTGGACAAGTGTTCGATTACCGGCCCGCCCTCGTCACTTCGCCAGGCTGATCACGGCCTCGGAGTTGTTGCTGTTGCCGGTCTGCGTGACCGTCACTGTTCCGTGGACGCCCTGGTAGGCGCCCGTGCCACCGGTCACCGTGAAGACAGTGGTGGGACTGTTGCTCGCGAAGTCCTGGACGGAGTGGTCCGCGAAGAACATCGAGTCGCCGATCGCCACCTCGGCGGAGCAGAGCGCCGTCGCCGGAGCCGCAGTGACGAGGCAGAACAGATGGTCCGTGGCGGTGGGCGTCGCAGCGTGGTCGGCCTGCGTCCCGAGGTAGTCGTTGTCCGCGCTCACCACCCAGTCACCGACCGCCGGTGCGGTGTTGGGGTTGCTGACGACCTGACCGTTCGCGGTGTACAGCTGCGACTCGGTCGAGACGCTGTAGAAGTGGAAGGCCATCGGCACCGCAGGCGTCTGCGCAGGCGCCTGCGGTGGACTGGCCGGGACGGCGGCAGCGGCGAGACCGGTGCCGAACAGCAGCACCCCCGAGGCGCATGCCGCGGCTGCAAATCGTAGGTACCTTCTCATCGGATTCTCCCTGACTCGCAGGTGAATCCCCCGATCCGTCCCATTCTCCCACCGGTCTCCGGGCCGGGCACGGAGCGGAGCACCCCGTCGCCGACGCCGCGTCAGCGCACCGCCGGCCGCCGACACCGGTCACCAATACGCCTGTGGGCAGGCACGGTGAGTGATGATCAGCTCATCGAAACGGAGGACGCCATGGAGTCGACGCCCACAGTGGGAACACCCGCCGGCCCGCTCTCGGAGCTGGGTTCGATGCTGGCCGAGGCCAGGATGCGCTGCGGCTGGCGCGGCCGCGAGGCGGCCCGGCTGCTCGGCATCTCCCGCAGCCAGCTGGTCGGCCTGGAGGCCGGCCTCCGCAGCCCCGACCCCACCCTCGCCGAGCGCCTCGCCGAAGGTCTGGCGCTGACCCCGCACGAGTCCTCCCTGCTGCTCGCCGCCGCCACCGCGAACGGGGCCGCGGCCGAGGCAGCCGCCACAGCGGCGCGGCCCCGCGCCTGAAAGCGCTCGACGCCGCTCCGACGACGTTCCCAGGCAGCGTTCGGCCCCGGCGGAGGGACAATGGTGCGGAAGACACCTCCGCGCCACCGTCCCCGTCAACCCGGCCGGGAACCGGCCCGCCGAGGACCGTGGCGCCGCTGGGCCGGGAGGCCATCATGCGCAAAGTCTCCGACTGCCGCGACCACGCCACCGCGACCGGCTGCACCCTCACCATCTCGGGCGAGGAGGACGCCGTCGTCCGGGCCGCCGCCGAGCACGCCGTGTCGGCGCACGACCAGAAGGACACCCTGGAACTGCGGCAGCGGATCCGCGAATCACTGAAGATCGAACAGGTCCCGCTGCACGCCTGAGCAGCGCGAGCCCCCGGCGCGACCTACGCGGGGACCGGGTCGAAGTACGCGCTCGGGGCGGTGCCCAGGGTGCGGCGGAACATCGCGGTGAACGCACTCGGGGTGGCGTAGCCGAGCCGTGTGGCGACCGAGGTGACCGGCACCGCCGCCGCGAGCAGCGTCACCGCGTGGACGAGCCGGCACTGCTGGACCCAGGCCGCGAGGGTCATCCCGGTGGCGGCCGGGAGCCTGCGTTGGAGGCTGCGCGGACTCAGGTGGGCGTGGGCGGCGGCGGCCGAGGTCGTCCAGTGGGCGCCCGGCTCGGCGTGGATCGCCGCGCAGAGTGCCGCGAGCACCGGGTCGGCCGGGGTCGGCAGGTGCAGGGCCGGGACCGGGTGCGGCGTTAGCTCGTGCAGCAGCAGCTCCACCAGCGTGGCGTCACGGCCGACCGGTTCGTACTCCAGCGGGAGGCGGGTGGCCGCCTCGACCAGTTCGCGCAGCAGCGGGGAGACCGAGACGACGGTCGGGCCGCCCCGCAGGCCCGGCGCGGCCGACGGCTCGACGTACAGGGTCCGCATCCGCACCGCGCCGATGCAGTCCATCGCATGGGTGGCCCCGGCGGGGATCCACACCGCCCGGGTCGCCGGGACCACCCACGTGCCCTGCTCGGTGACGACGGCGATGGCCCCGGTGGTGCCGTAGATCAACTGTGCGCGGCGGTGGCGGTGGGCGGGGATCCGGTGGCCGTCGGGCAGGTCCCGCGCCATCGCCGCCAGCGGTCGCGGGACGTCCTGGTAGTCGTCCCGCTGCTCGCTCTTCCCGTACATTGGCGCGCTCTCGATAGTCCGTGTCGTCCACTCGAAAGCATGCCAGGCCCGGGGTGCCTAACGTCGAATCACGTGACCAGAACCGAACGCACCCGCCGTACCGCCGCGCTGCTGGCCGTGACCAGCGCGGTCACCGCCGCCAACGTCTACCTGAACCAGCCGCTGCTCACCGTCGCCGCCCGCTCCCTGCACACCGCGCCCGACCTGCTGGGCGCGGTGCCGACCGCCACCCAGCTGGGCTACGCGGGAGGCATCGCGCTGCTGGTCCCGGCCGGCGACGGCCGCCACCGGCGACGGTTGATCCTGATCCTCTGCGCCGGCTCGGTCCTGGCGCTGGCCGCCTGCGCGCTCGCCCCCACCGCCGCCTGGCTGATCGCCGCGAGCTTCGCCCTCGGGCTGCTCTCGCCGGTCCCGCAGCTGGTCGCGCCGCTCGCGGTGGCCCTGTCCGACGGCAGGCGCGGGCGCGCGGTGGGAACGGTCCAGGCCGGACTGCTGCTCGGGGTCCTCGCCGCCCGCACCTACTCCGGAGCGCTGGCGCAGCTCTGCGGCTGGCGCGGCGTGTACGCGACCTCGGCCGTGCTCACCCTGCTGCTGACCCTGGTCCTGACCCGCGCCCTGCCGGCCACCGGCCCTTCGGCCGCCCTACCCGCCGCCACGGCCCGCTACCGGGACACCCTCGCCTCCCTCCCGCAGCTGTTCGCCACCCACCCGCAGGTACGGCGGGTGACCCTGTCCGGGGCACTGGTCGGGGTCTCCTTCGGCGCCTTCTGGACTGCCCTGACGTTCCTGCTCCAGCAGCACTACCACTACGACTCCGCGACAGTGGGGCTGTTCGGGATCGTCGCCGCTGCGGGCGCACTCGTCTCCCCCGGTGTCGGCAGGCTCACCGACCGCCTCGGCGGTCGCGGCGCGACGGCGGCGCTGATCGCCGTCGTACTGGTCGGCTGGGCGCTGCTGCTGCCCGGCGACGGCCGGCTCGGCCTGCTGATCGCGGGCGTGATCGTCCTGGACGTCGGCACCTGGGGCAACCAAGTCACGTGCCAGACCAGCCTGTTCGCCTTCGACCAGGCCGCCCACAGCCGGCTGAACGCGCTCTACTTCACCCTGCGCTTCCTCGGTATCGCCATCGGCTCCCTGGCCGGCTCGCTGGCCTGGAGCCACGGCGGCTGGCCGGCCGTGGCCGCCGTGGGCGCCACCGCCGCGACAGCCGGTCTGCTCACCGTCCTGCTCCCGGTCCGGGGCAGCGGTTCGCACGTCCGCCCGGGCGATGCGGCGTCAGTCGCTCACGGCGCCGTCGGAACAGCGTCCGGCTCCGACGTGCTCGCCAGCAGGAGCCGCAGTCTGTCGAGTCCTTCGGTCGAAGTGAGCGCATCGGTCACGGCTGCGTTGACGTCGACGGAGGTTCCGTCCGGGGCGGTCAGGTCTTCGGGGTGCAGCACATCGAGGTACGCGTAGCCACGCGAGCGCAGCGCGAAGCTGAGCGCGGCAGCACCCGCCACCCCCGGCCGCAGCGGCTCCTCGGGCGTGCCTTCGACGCCGACCCCGGCTCCCGACTGCCCGTCCTGCTTGACGAGTTCTTCGGCCAGGGAGGACCTGCCCGGACCTGCCAGCAGCTCCATGACATCGACGGCCGTCGCCGAACGCCCCAGGACCGCAGCGGCGGCCTTGGTGATCGGATCGAACAGGGCGGGAGGGCCGAACACCTGCTCCGGGTCGATCTCCTCCCACGCCAGGCCCTTCACCGTCCTGTTGTTGCCCCCGAGCCTGGACTTGCCGAGGGCGCAGGCGAGCGAGCGCTCGGCCTTGGGGTCGATCGCCGAGAGGAACGGACGCGCACCGAGGTCGCTCAGCAACCCGCTGTCCGGGTCGAAGGCCTCGGCCAGGTCGGGGTGGTCGCCCCTGCTCCGGACCGTGGCCGAGGAGACCAGGGACCGGCGGTCCTCGGGCAGGAAGTACGTGCTGTCACTGCTCGGGCGCCAACCCGAGTACAGCCCGGCGGGAATGCGCCGACTCCTCTCGACGAGGTGGTCGAAGGCCGAGGCGTACTGGGCGAAGGAGATCACCGCCAGGTCCTGCATGAGCAGCGCCCTGGCCGCGAGCTCCCGCGAGCCGGCGCTCCTGACTGCGGCCTTGTCGGCACGGGACTCCAGGTCGCCGGCGAACCCGGCGGTGTACTCGACGAACTTGGCGGCACGCACCAGGAACCCGCCTTGCTTGCCTGCGGCAAGGGCCTCGGGCGCGCCCGAGACCCTGCGCCGGCCGGCGGCGACGGCGACGGCGGGACCGGGGTGGGGCTCCGCCGTCGCCGCCAACTCGTGCGCGATCACCGTGCGCAGCTCGTCGCCGGACAGGGCCAGCAACAGCGGCAGGCCCACCTCCAGCACCACCCGACGACGCGGAAAGGAGTGCACGGTGACCTTCACCACCGGGTGGCTGTGGATGCCCACGGTGGTGGGCGCGCGCACACCGCACTTCTTGGCCGCCGCGGCAGCGATCCCGACCAATTGCGGGCAGTACTTCGACGCTCGGGGGCGGGCCGCACCAGCGCGGCCCAGTCCCCAGGCGAACAAATACAACGCGGCGGTTCCGGAAAGCATGAAGACCAGCGAGGCGGAACTCCAGTGGGCCCGCTGCTCGCCCAACGCAATACGCAGGACGCCAAGCAGGACTACGGCGGCGAGGCAGCCGATCATCCTGATGTTCCAGAGACTGAGTCGCGCCTTCACAAGATCGAAACGGGACAGGCCGCCCGCAGGCCGGGATATCTGCACGCCGCCTGTCTACACCACGTCTCCGCTGGTCAGAACGCCGGGTCGGCGGTAGGCCGCAGAACTCGACCCGCTTCGATCCATTTCTCACTCCGGGCGAAATATCCCGACCTGCACCTCGGGCACACGGAACGGCGCATGACCCTCTGCGTGAACCAACTTCCGGGGAACCGGAGTTGTCCTTCGACTCCGGGACATGGCTCCGATTTTCCCGCCATCGGCACCGGCACGACAGAACAGGGCAATTCGATCCGCCTGAAAGTCGGCTCACGCCGGTCGGCGCGTTTGCCCGTTGCGGGATTCCACTCTCCGCAGAGCAGGCACAGCAGCGTGAGCCGGGGGCCGCCCAGCCCGAGGCCGGCCAGGAACAGCAGGGTCAGCACCGTACGAAGGGTGCCCCGGCCCGCTTCGACGAGGACCGCTCGCACCGGGTTGGCGGGAAGGTAGCGCAGTTGCACCCGAGCGCCCATGGGCCGTCGAAGGTCGGCTTCGGTGTCGAGCCGGTACGCGCGCCCGTCGGCCGCGCGGAAACCCACGATGGCGTGCTGCAGACCCGCTCGGCCCTGGTCCCCCGGTAGCACGTAGGTGGCCAGCACTCTGCCCTCGACCGGCAGCCCTTCGTCGAACGTCTCCCCGATGAGCAACCAGCGGCTGCAGGTCCGCACCGCGAGTGCGACGGCGGCCGAGACGACGAGGAGCCCGGCAGATCCCGGGCGGCACTTCAACGCCGGGCACTCCAACATCGTCGGATCGGGCGACGAGGGCGCCGCCGTGCCCAGCCTGGGTGCGGTCGCCCCGGCGGCCGGTTGGGCGGCTCGGATCCAGACCAGGTTCGACGAGGTCACGCTGGTCTCGCACACCGGAGACGCCGGCTTCCCCGAGCGCCTGCCGTTCAGCTGGTCCGCGATCGTTCGGTACTCCGACAACTCGACCGCCGAATACCGAGGCCGGGACTCGGACTACCTCGTGCGCCTGTCCGACAACGGCTACGAAGCGTCGTGCACCCACGGCCCCCCAGGGGCACTGCGAGGTGGAGCACAACGGACCCACCCCTGTGGTGACCATGGGGTAGATGCAACCGAAGGTCGACCGGCGCCGAACGGTTCGCGATCCGGGTGTGGTCGGTGTGCTCTCCACTACGATGCCGCTCCTGTGATCAACACCGTCTTGGGGGCATCTTGCTGTCACGTATCCGCCGCACCGCTGTTCTGGCCACAGCGGCCGGACTCCTCGCGCTGGTGCCGGGGGCTTCCACCGCAGCCGCGGCGAGCAGCTCGCGGTCGCAGGCCCCCGCGATCACCCTCTCGGTCGGCGCGCACGGAGTGCCCCGTTCACTGAAGCAGGGCCAGACCATCGCCATGGTGGTGTGGTACCGCCAGAACTCCGGACTTCCCATGCTGGCCGACGACTTCGCTGTCTCGATGTGGAACTCCGCCGCACCTGGCAACAAGCCGAACAAGGGGGTCACGGTCTCCTGGCAGAGCCCGGTGACCGGCGCGTGGCAGAAGCCGACGTCGGTGGACGACAACGGCACGTGGAACTGGTACCCGCCCCTGGGGGGCCGTCAGGTGGTGGTCCCCTCCAATTACTGGGCGCACATCAATGTCCGCATCACCTTCAGCGGCTCCGCCTACAAGGGCAGGTGGTACATCAATCCGGAGCCTGCCTGCGCCTATGCCTTGATCGCCAAGGACGGCTCGCAGATCGCCCCGCCCATTCACGTCTCCTGGCCGCTGTACACCTTCACGCTCAATCGCTGACCCTCCGCGCACCCGGCCGCCACCACCTCGGGCGGCCGGACCGGCATCGTCCCGCGGCACGTCAACGGGAACGGGAACGGCAGGCGGGGCGGGCATCACAGCCGTTCTGGTGTGGTGCAGCAGTCGGGGGTCCTGCTCGACCTCGGCCAGGACCCCCGGGGTTAGCTTACGGGGACGGGCGTGGTCGAGTCGACGCCTTCGGTGGCCGGCTCGGCGGTCTCGACCGCCCTCGCCAGGGCCCTGGCTGCCGACTGCGAGCGGGGCTCGAACCCGGTCCGTGCCCGCTAGGCTGCCCTCCCAATGATCGACGCCCAGGGCGGAACCTTGAGAACACGCATACACCGCAGTACCGTTCTGGCCACTGCGGCCACGCTCATGGCACTGCTCCCATTGGCCAGCGCCAGCGCTGGACCCGCTCACCAACCGCTGGCGGCCGAGCAACTGGGGATACGACCACGGCGCCTACCAGTCCCTCATGCTGCCGGAAAGCCCCCACCTCGAATACGGCTCGGGCTACTGGGCACACATCGACGTTCGGATCACCTTCAGCTCCACCGTTGCCTTGGGAACATGGCATATCCAACCGGATGCCCCTGAGGGCTATACGTTGCTGACTCCTCAGGGGCATGGTGTGTTCGGTTTCCTGGCGTTCAGCAAGCAGCCAACCGACTTCGCGGTGAGTGTCCGCCACTGAGCGGCTGCGCTACAAGTGCCTCCACATCCAGTCGGCGCCATGGCAGCGCCCCGTCGACCCGCACGCCCCGCCCGTCCAGCCGCCGCGAAGCCCCAGGCCGCGCCGACTGCTGCACCGCGCCCGGCGACGGACGAGGAGTTCCAGCGCCTGCTGGCCACCATCGCCGAGAACACGGCCCGCTACCAGCACGTCATCACCGAGGCCGGGCCGGAGCAGCTCGTGAAGCCGCTGCACGAGATGAGCAACACCGAGTTCCGGGCCCACGCCGCCGAGACGTGGAACCAGGTCGCCGCAGCGCACGAGTCGCCGGCGCGGGTCCGGCGCCCGCCGATGACGACCAGCGACTACATCGCGGGCGGCGCCGCCCGCTGACTCCAAATCTCCGGCCGGCAGCCCCCATTCTCCCAGGTCTCGGGGTCGCCGACCGGACCGGCGCCCGACCCGAACGTCGCCAGGCCGGGCACCCCACCACCAGCACGAGTAGCAGAAACGGAGCGGCTCGTGATGTCACATCCGATGGGCGACCGGCAGGCGCTGGCCGGGGAGACACGAGAGCTTGGCAATGACTTGGAGCTGCCGGGGTGTGTAGTGGATCAGCACGGTGGCGTTGGTGGTCATGGAGGTGGCTGTCATGTCTGTCGACGGTCCGGAGACCGTTCCGGTCCAGGGGCCGAACGTCAAGCCGTCGGCCTTGAGGACAGTTTCAACCTGCGGCGCCGGATTCGTGTGCTTAAGGTCGGTGGCCGCGTAGAGGTACGTCTGCACGACGTAGTCGCGCACCTGTCCCGCTGGGCAGGGGAGCGGGGTCGTTCCGCCCACTGTGGCCTGGTAGCCCGTGTTTTGAAGGACAGGTACCGCCTCGACGGCCCCCTTGACCAGCTTCACGAACTGCGGGAGAAGGACGTCCGCGACGCCTGGGGCGGCCGTGCTGGCCGTTGGGGCCAAGGCGCTGTGCGTCGCGGATGGATCGTGGGTCGCCGGTGCGCCGCTGCAGCCGGCGAGTACAGCGAACGCGGCTATGCACACCAGCGACGCGGAGCGAGCAGACACAGGATTCTCCCAGGAAAGATCGACAAGCGGCACAGCGTAGCGACACAGCCGCTGCTTGGTGGCATGAAAGCAAGGAGCATCGAATGGAGCAGCACACGACAGTGAGGCAGCGGCGGACGATGCCGGCCGAGGTCGGCCGGATGCCGGCCGAGGCGAGGATACGGACCGGGCTTCGGGGGAACGAGGCCGCGCGTCTGCTGGGGATCTCGGCCGGCTACCTCGTCGATCTGCAGACCGGCCGCCGCTGCCCGTCGGTGACGATCGCCGAGCGGCTCGCCGAGGTCCTCGCCCTGGAGCCGGAGGAGCGCGAGCAGCTGCTCGCCGCAGCAGTCGACGACACCGGGCGCGACAACCCGCTTCGCAAGTCCGCGTAAAGCACTCGCTGTTGCCACGGTCGGCAAGGCAGGATGACCGGGTTCCGCGCACGGGCGGGCATGAGTGAGGAGCGCGGCAAGTCGATGGCGATGACGTTGGTGTTCGGGACCCTGCAGGGCTTGGCGCAAGCGGAGCGGTTCTCCGAGGAGCACTTCGGGACCTCGGGAGGGCTTCGGGTGGCGCGGCGAGCGAAGATCAAGGACTCCGCCAGAGGTACCAGCGGCAGGCTCTACCCCCGCTATCTGGCCGGAGAGCTGGAGCCGAAGGTCTTCGACGGCCATGCCGTCGCCATCGACTATCGCTCCGAGTACGACGGTGAGGACGTGGATCTCGACCTCGCGCGCGACGGCCTGGTCGACTCCTTCGGGGTCGGGGAATACCTGGGTTACTACGCGCTCGGGGCGCGGGTTGCCGTCCGATGGCTGCAGGAGCCGGGCAACCTGGAGAGGCATTACATCGAGGTGTGGGCGGATCTCAATGAGCACGAGTTTCCGATGGTGACCAACCCGAGCCCGCGCCAGGAGAGGCACGTGCAGCTTCCGAACTGGCGGCCCGGAACCTGACGCTCCGGACCTTCGCCTAGGCGAACCCCCTGACCATCGATAAGCCAACTTATCGCTGGTCAGAACGACTATCCTGAAAGGATGGCATCAGCGTTAGTTCCCGTCGCTGAACCCGCCGACTATGTACCGGCCAACCCCGACACGGTCCTGTCCGAAGGCACCCGGGAGCGTCTGGAGCGCTCGGTGCCGGCGAACACGAAACGTGCCTACGGACGGCAGTGGAGCCAGTTCACCGACTGGTGCGACGAGACCGGGCGCTCACCGCTCCCGGCGACACCGCAGACCCTCGCCGAGTACGTCTCCCATCTCGCCGACCTCGACCGGGCGCCGTCCACGATCGAGCAGGCAACCGCCGCGATCCGCACCGCCCACCGGGTAGCCGGACACCGCGGCCAGCCCGAGACGGATGGCGCCCTGGCCGTCCTCAAGGTCCACCGCCGGGACCGAGCCGAGGCCGGTAAGCGCAAGCGCAAGGCGCCTCCAGTCACTCTGACGCCGCTGCGCGCAATGATCGACGCCACGGACCCGGAGGCACTGGCCGGGAAGCGCAACCGGGCGCTACTCGTCCTCGGCTTCGCCCTGATGGCGCGCCGCTCCGAGCTGGCGGCTCTGCGTGTCGGCGACGTCCGGTTCACCGACGACGGGCTGACGGTCCTGATCCGCAGCAGCAAGACCGATCAGGACGCCATCGGCGCCAAGGTCAACATCCCCGTCGGTGTCCACCCCGCCACCGACCCCATCCGCGTCGTCCGGGCCTGGCTGGACGCCCTCGCCCAGCGGCAGGTGACGACAGGTCCGCTGCTGCGCAGGATCAACCGGTGGGGCCATCTACAGGAAGGCGGCATGTCCGGCGCTGCCGTCAACGAAGCCGTGCAGCGGCTCGCCGCCGCCGCGGGCCTGGACGGCGCCGAGGACTTCACCGCGCACGGCCTGCGCGCCGGCGGACCGACCGAGGCTGCGAAGGCCGGGCACCCGACGAGCTTCATCGCCGAGCACGGCCGCTGGTCCAAGAGCAGCCCGCAGGTTCTGGAGTACATCCGGCCGGTCGAGAAGTGGCGGGACAACCCGATGCGGGGCATCGGGCTCTGAAGGGCCCTTGGGCGGACCTGAGCCGCGTCAGGACGCGGCTCCCCTGGCGCGGGTCACCTGTCATCGGTGACGCGGGCCCAGTATGCGTGCACGGTCTCCAAGTTCTGGTCGAACTTCTTGCTGCCGAACGGGCCCGCGGTGAACCCGGGGATGCTGACCGGACGCCCCTTCATCCGGATGATGCGGGCAGTAAACCTGGACCCGCCTCGGCCGATACGTTCTTTCTCCTCAATCCCGGCGACCTGGTCCCAGGGGATCGAGCGGCGTGTGACCAGGGTACGGAGTTCGATACGGTCTTCCGTGAGCAGCGTCTCCGCGAAGGCAACATCGACCACAGAGAACGTGCAGGCCAACCAGAATGCGGCGTAGCCGCCGATCCAAAACCACCGATCCGTTGCCGACGGTCCGTGTGGTTGCGATGGGACCATGTAGGTGTACACGGCGCCGGCCACGACCAGCAGGGTGACGAACAGCAGCCACCCGTAGCTCTGCCACCGTCTGCGGTCGAAGGGAACGATCCGTGTCTCTTCCACCGGGTGATCGTAGGGCGACCTCTTGGCGGGAGGTAGCCGTCCGCGTCACCAGTCGGCCCGGGACCGGGCCCGCCGCAAGGAGGAGACGAAGCGCACCCGGGCACAGAAGGTACTCGGGAGCATCGGATGAGCTCGGCGTGTGGAGACGCTCGCCCATTGCGCCGGTCCAAGGTGGGCCGTCATCCTCCGCTGCTCGCCTGCCATAGATCCAATATCACGTTGTCCAATGCCTTGGTCCGCTGCCGATACTTCTTCGCTGCAGGCTCCGGGTCACGGCCGCAGCGTACGGCCCATAGCCGGTCCAATGCCGTGATGGCATCCAACTCAAGCAAGGCAGCAGCGCCGAGTTCGAACCGGTTGGGGGCGATGGCGGGGGTGCCGTCCTCGGCTTCGCCGACCATGGCGCCGGCCAGCGCCCACGGCCTGCTGTGCGAGATGCTCGACAGCGAGTTGTAGTAGGCAGGCCGGTTGGG
The Streptacidiphilus albus JL83 genome window above contains:
- a CDS encoding PH domain-containing protein, with the protein product MEETRIVPFDRRRWQSYGWLLFVTLLVVAGAVYTYMVPSQPHGPSATDRWFWIGGYAAFWLACTFSVVDVAFAETLLTEDRIELRTLVTRRSIPWDQVAGIEEKERIGRGGSRFTARIIRMKGRPVSIPGFTAGPFGSKKFDQNLETVHAYWARVTDDR
- a CDS encoding MFS transporter; protein product: MTRTERTRRTAALLAVTSAVTAANVYLNQPLLTVAARSLHTAPDLLGAVPTATQLGYAGGIALLVPAGDGRHRRRLILILCAGSVLALAACALAPTAAWLIAASFALGLLSPVPQLVAPLAVALSDGRRGRAVGTVQAGLLLGVLAARTYSGALAQLCGWRGVYATSAVLTLLLTLVLTRALPATGPSAALPAATARYRDTLASLPQLFATHPQVRRVTLSGALVGVSFGAFWTALTFLLQQHYHYDSATVGLFGIVAAAGALVSPGVGRLTDRLGGRGATAALIAVVLVGWALLLPGDGRLGLLIAGVIVLDVGTWGNQVTCQTSLFAFDQAAHSRLNALYFTLRFLGIAIGSLAGSLAWSHGGWPAVAAVGATAATAGLLTVLLPVRGSGSHVRPGDAASVAHGAVGTASGSDVLASRSRSLSSPSVEVSASVTAALTSTEVPSGAVRSSGCSTSRYA
- a CDS encoding DUF1059 domain-containing protein, encoding MRKVSDCRDHATATGCTLTISGEEDAVVRAAAEHAVSAHDQKDTLELRQRIRESLKIEQVPLHA
- a CDS encoding AraC family transcriptional regulator, producing the protein MYGKSEQRDDYQDVPRPLAAMARDLPDGHRIPAHRHRRAQLIYGTTGAIAVVTEQGTWVVPATRAVWIPAGATHAMDCIGAVRMRTLYVEPSAAPGLRGGPTVVSVSPLLRELVEAATRLPLEYEPVGRDATLVELLLHELTPHPVPALHLPTPADPVLAALCAAIHAEPGAHWTTSAAAAHAHLSPRSLQRRLPAATGMTLAAWVQQCRLVHAVTLLAAAVPVTSVATRLGYATPSAFTAMFRRTLGTAPSAYFDPVPA
- a CDS encoding helix-turn-helix domain-containing protein, which codes for MESTPTVGTPAGPLSELGSMLAEARMRCGWRGREAARLLGISRSQLVGLEAGLRSPDPTLAERLAEGLALTPHESSLLLAAATANGAAAEAAATAARPRA
- a CDS encoding helix-turn-helix domain-containing protein, encoding MEQHTTVRQRRTMPAEVGRMPAEARIRTGLRGNEAARLLGISAGYLVDLQTGRRCPSVTIAERLAEVLALEPEEREQLLAAAVDDTGRDNPLRKSA
- a CDS encoding DUF3592 domain-containing protein — encoded protein: MCETSVTSSNLVWIRAAQPAAGATAPRLGTAAPSSPDPTMLECPALKCRPGSAGLLVVSAAVALAVRTCSRWLLIGETFDEGLPVEGRVLATYVLPGDQGRAGLQHAIVGFRAADGRAYRLDTEADLRRPMGARVQLRYLPANPVRAVLVEAGRGTLRTVLTLLFLAGLGLGGPRLTLLCLLCGEWNPATGKRADRREPTFRRIELPCSVVPVPMAGKSEPCPGVEGQLRFPGSWFTQRVMRRSVCPRCRSGYFARSEKWIEAGRVLRPTADPAF
- a CDS encoding tyrosine-type recombinase/integrase, which gives rise to MASALVPVAEPADYVPANPDTVLSEGTRERLERSVPANTKRAYGRQWSQFTDWCDETGRSPLPATPQTLAEYVSHLADLDRAPSTIEQATAAIRTAHRVAGHRGQPETDGALAVLKVHRRDRAEAGKRKRKAPPVTLTPLRAMIDATDPEALAGKRNRALLVLGFALMARRSELAALRVGDVRFTDDGLTVLIRSSKTDQDAIGAKVNIPVGVHPATDPIRVVRAWLDALAQRQVTTGPLLRRINRWGHLQEGGMSGAAVNEAVQRLAAAAGLDGAEDFTAHGLRAGGPTEAAKAGHPTSFIAEHGRWSKSSPQVLEYIRPVEKWRDNPMRGIGL